A single Apteryx mantelli isolate bAptMan1 unplaced genomic scaffold, bAptMan1.hap1 HAP1_SCAFFOLD_39, whole genome shotgun sequence DNA region contains:
- the LOC136996417 gene encoding ankyrin repeat domain-containing protein 7-like codes for MKRLFGLFSKGQGPPPSPSGGASLPCVGAASELREKELGKLHRAAASGDLARVRRPWWLPRLGINRRDKAKQTPLHLACANGHSEVVSYLVGNKCKLDPRDNFKRSPLMKAVQCQQEECVAILLAHGADPNLADVNGSTALHLAAIAPNTSLAGQLLEHNARIDARNEVSAEFG; via the exons ATGAAGAGGCTCTTCGGGCTcttcagcaaggggcaggggccACCACCGTCGCCGTCCGGCGGCGCTTCCCTGCCCTGCGTCGGCGCCGCCTCCGAGCTCcgcgagaaggagctgggcaagctgcaccgcgcggccgcCAGCGGCGACCTGGCGCGGGTGCGGCGGCCGTGGTGGCTGCCGAGACTCGGCATCAACAGGCGGGACAAGGCGAAGCA gacccctctgcatcttgcttgcgCTAACGGGCATTCAGAGGTTGTTTCCTATTTAGTAGGAAACAAGTGCAAGCTGGATCCTCGTGACAATTTCAAGAGATCGCCGCTGATGAAG gcagtacagtgccagcaagaagaatgcGTTGCTATTCTGCTAGCACACGGTGCCGACCCTAATCTGGCCGATGTTAacggcagcactgcccttcacctcgctgccattgctcctaacacctctctaGCAGGGCAGTTACTGGAGCACAATGCCCGTATTGATGCACGGAATGAGGTAAGCGCAGAGTTTGGGTAA